The Bacillus rossius redtenbacheri isolate Brsri chromosome 5, Brsri_v3, whole genome shotgun sequence region AGACAAAATGAATATCACTTTTTATTCTGTTATAGCCCTCCTCTTTTCTCCTTATCATCCGTTATTTATTCAGTCAGATTCAATTCCTATAGTCTCTGCCATCTGGTAGCTGCCTCAGCTATTTAATATAGCGGTACTTGCTTGCTTCGCCAGTCCAGCTGAATCAAAAGCCTTGGATTTCCATTGTAACCTCTTCTTAGGAGTGTTAATAGGTTAAACCACTGCAAATAGAGACATTTAATGTATTTTTGCAAAAAGAATGACCCATTTTCGGTTTTAATTTGGTTACCCACGACTTATTTTTTTGTCGTTCTGCGACAGTTTCCAGGGAATGTTTAATTTCGAATGTCAACGACGAACTCAGTtggcaaaattttgtttttaagtatagtttgttacaaaataataaacaaaacctTTAGGTCGAGGAAATATAGATCATTGTGGATGACTTGTGGGTTGAACACAGACATGACGAGAGGTTAATATTGAAATCCAATATGATACTGTTTTATGGGTGGTGGTTACTGTagctaaccacaaaaataaagtcGTTATGTGGGCGGTGGTTACTTCCTCTAACCACATTATTTTCGTGTGCTCCCTTTTACGGGTCGCGGCGATTCTCTCTAACCACACGTTGTAGTTGTCCTGCGACCCAACAGATGGCAGGAACAGTACCGCGCCACATTTATATGTCCTGTTTATTACTCGAGCCACCACTTTACTCAGACTCGCCATTGTTTCTTGCGTTGCTACGTATTATAGTGCTTTTTACTAGGAATTTTACTATTATATGTGTGGTAAGTGTTtgcttttatatttaatgtgtttatataaatgttttaatagtatTTGGGTACTTACAAATGTTCGTTTCTATTCCAGACAGCGTATTTGCATGTGGTTAGTGCTGCTAACCACTGCCCTCCCAGAACTTCAGCATAAATAACAGATCTAATATGCCTCGGCAAAAAGGTTTATCGGAGGATGAAATTTACCGTTTACTGTTTGAAGAAATACCTTCAGAAGAAGATAGTGTCATAGACTCCGATGACAGTTCATCTGATCCTACTTACATAAATAAGAATTTGAACAAAGAAAAAGTTTTCAACACAGTGTCAAGCAGCAGTGAATCTGAACAAAGTGACAGTGATGTGCCAAATGTTTCTAAAGTACTCTCTCGTACAGCTTCATCCAGCTTCGCAGTTACATGGACCCAAGATACTCGTGTTCTTCCAGTGCCTCCCTTCACAAAAGAAAGTGGTGTAGCAGCAAGAATAAAGAACAAAGCAAATATCAAGCCATTGGACCTCTTTTGTGAGTATTTTGATGAAACGCTTATCAACCATATTGTATTTCAGACAAACCTTTATGCTACCCAAACAGGAAAACAATTTGTCCCTACTGATGCATGTGAAATCAGGACATTTATTGGGATAAATTTATACATGGGCATAACCAAAAAACCAAGCTATAGAGACTATTGGAGTTCTGAACCTGACCTCGGTGAGAATTACATTTCTAAACTAATGACTGTGAAAAGATTTAGCTTCCTTTTGAGCCATCTGCATCTAAATGACAACACCGTAGCTCCAGACAGAAATAGTGTAAGCTATGACAAATTATACAAGCTTCGGCCTTTGCTGGATCATCtttcgaaaaaattttttgaatgttaccAACCTCACCAGAAACTGGCAGTTGATGAGTCGATGGTAAAGTTCAAGGGGCGGTCGTCCCTCAAGCAGTATATGCGAGATAAGCCTATAAAACGGGGCTATAAGTCATGGATGTTGTGCGATGAGTCATCCTACAATTTGAAGTTTGACATTTACACAGGAAAGACATTAGGGGCAACAGAAGTAGGGTTAGGTGCAAAAGTTGTTCAAAATTTGTTAAGTGGTCTCGAAGGTTGTCATCACATTGTTTTCATggacaattatttttcttcttatgatCTGTTCAGCAACCTGAAGTCAAAAAGTGAAATATATGCGTGTGGAACAATAAACCCTAGAAGAAAACACCTACCTGCACTGAAGGATGAGAAACAACTTGAAAGGGGTGAATTTGATTGTCGTGTTAGTGAAGATGGAGTGGCTGTGTACAGATGGAAGGACAACAAGGCAGTGAACTTGATTTCAACATGCCATGATCCACTGGATGTTTCTTCTGTCAACCGCAAAATGAAAGATGGAACTGTAACAACCATCAAGTGCCCTCAGGTTTTGAAAGACTACAACTCACACATGAATTTTGTCGATAACTTTGATAGACTCAAATCAGATTATGCGATCAACAGGAAAAGTAAGAAGTGGTGGATGAGgttgttttttcatttcatcGACTGTTGTGTTACGAACGCATTTATAATGCACAAGGAACTTCCTGTAGAACAATTTACAAACAAAGATTTTCGTCGGGAGGTTTACAAAGGGTTGCTAGCTCCAAGAATAGTTGCTGTGATAGCATCCACTCCATCTGGAAGCAAAGGAATGTCTCCAGTCGCAATCAAGACACATAAACCATTTGTAGACAAGAGTATTCGCCATGAAAGCAGCGGGCACCAACCGGTTCATTCAACATCAAGGAGATGTGCAGTCTGCAGTTCTAGGAAGAAACCAGTTCGTACTGTGTGGATGTGCACTGTATGTAAAGTGCCCCTATGCCTTAGAGCAGGAAAGGAATGTTTTAGAAGTTATCACAGTAAATAGCTTAACTGTTATGGAAGGATAAAGTTACTTGGAAAAGTGTTggttataaacaaaacattactgTACTGTTTGTTACATTTGATTGCCTAGTGGGGCTGTGGTTAGTTTTCTAACCACTTTTCATGATCATAGATTATGATTGTTTACAAGTTATTTTAAGAATGTTTCACAGTAGtatacataaaaagtaataaatatttaaatataagtcagttgaaattaattcgtgaatttttttttctctgccccTGTCAGGTATTTTTTTGCTCGCCATTTCCGCCCTTCACAGGTATTTTTTCGATCAAAATTTCTGCCCTTCAAAGAGTTAAGATGGCTAACTGAAATGCGAGGCGAAACACCGGTCATCACGACGCACCCAGAAGTGGCTTCAGGCCGTGAACGTCCAGTAACCTGTTCTGTAAATGACCTTGAAAACGCGTGAATTCCATTGTAGATACTTCAtgacagtagcggatccagaaggggggctaaggggctcaagccccctccaaaagcatctgggtccactattgttttagtgtttgccttgataaagcctagcctcagctgggtcaagcccctcccaaacaaaaatcctggatccgccactgcttcaTGGCGAGTGATACTCGCGGTTTGAACGCTGATGCGAGAAAGGTTAGCCAGTGCGAGTGTGCTAGCCCAGTGTTTGTGGCGCGCAGGGGGATTTTGAAGGAGGTCAAGTGAGTCGGTCACATCCAAGTAGAATGTAAGTATATACATCCTCCATGCTCGCCCCTGGCAGTCGCGCCGTTATGCGCACTGCGGGGCCGCGACGGGACCGAGTGCCGCCTGTCGGGCGTAGCGCCGCAACCCGCGTGGCATACCTGCACTGCGGGCTGCGTGAAGCCCCTGACCGGTATACAGCCGGCAACGCAAGGCGTAAAGCACCACAGCAACTGCCCCAACCGCCACCAAAGTGTGAACTTCAACGCATACAAGAGGAGAATGTGCGCATTCCTCAACGGTCATGCCTACCGTTAACAACAACAACACTGTGCATTTAAAGAAAGGAGAATATACGCACAAAAAAAAGGTCCTAGatttgaatatataaaaatactggaaaaacacacacaaaaaaaaacatttttggcgAGACTACATCTTATAAATAAATCGGGATGCCAGTTTGAAATGTGGAGTGTAACGAAACGGTATAAAATACAAATCGGACCTAGTACATTCGAGTTGTGCATAAATATAGGTAGGGCAATGGTATACGCATTCGTCATTATAAAAAGGTTTCTTGTATATTTTCTGGTCAGTACGAGTAATAGGCTGGTTTCTTGAACATTATATTCCTGAAGACTCGTGTAGTTCGGGAGCAGATATTGGACACACGCGTTAACCATTTTGAATATGATATTTATTTTGTGCAGAGAATAGTGTGTATCTAAAAACcatgattaaatatttaaaaaaatatataacgacataaaaaaaatctgaaacgaAATTTCAAAAGAATGTTACGAGCAAATTACAATGTCGAGTCATATGGCGAAATATCATACTTTCGGAAACACAGTACTCGACGACTAGGAGAAAGAATCAGCTGTTAGGAATCCGACAGGCGTCCGTCGGACCGGTCTGaagagggaggggaggggaaagaaagccaagatggcggacgtggcaCGAGCGCAGGTATCGTGAGTATCAGTGACGTGAGTTCCAGTGACGATCCCGGCGTCTCTTTGTGTCCGCCGTCGACGACCGCGCTCTGTCGGGGAGAGTTGTCGGCGAGTGAGTTGGCCGACGAGCCATGCTCGCTCCGAGCCGACGAGTCAGGCTCGGAGTGCGGCGCGGGCGATAGCTCGTGGCTCCACGGAGATCTAGCGATGACAAGCAGCAATCACGTGCTGGCTCAGCCTTCACGCCTCTCCGATGGCTGAAAGAGTTTCAGGTTAACATTGCTACTGATGTTGAAAATGTAAACACTTGATAGGAActacgttctttttttttaacttccagtTTAGATTACGTATCTacgttaaaaaaagggggggggggtttgattgtaatgtcggtttacggacgataattttacgtgataacgtcataaggaaaacattgatgaaaaattgcatactatttaattttcaattattatttacagttttttttttgcaaaatttaattcaaataatttgtttaaatataatcacgaacaattagttaaaaagccccgccttataacctgtttgatattatagaagattttcctcgcacggtggtcggccggttctcgcacgctcggctcaggcggaacgtgacaacgagtcgtgctttttccgtgcgtgcaggcggcgttcatcaatttatgaGACgtcattacgtaaaaaaaaaaactcgtggtCGTGTCGCGACATCGcctataccaattttttttttttttatctttttgatCACGTATCAGTGTTGTGAAAGGTAGGTATGTAACACGTAAAAGTCTTGTCTCGACGCGTAAACAGGCCTGCGGATGTGTACCTGGCGACATGGCAACGCAAGTAGAACTAGTGAGGTGGCAGTGTCGCCCGGGGGAAGggtggaagggagggggagggggggaggtgtgGCTGTGTCACTTCTCGGAGGCAGTTGTTCGCGCGCGGCCTCCCACGAGCCCCGGGGCAGGAAGTATGTAGCTCCCTCCGTCTGCGCTAACGAGGCCCCTGCTGCTTCCCACACCGCCATCTCTGCCCTCCGGAGGCCGTTCTTCTCGTCCCGTTGTAGCGCTCCCTCACAGCACTAGTCTTCACTTGCAAACAAGCTTCCTTTTCTCTCAAATCTCTTACTGTTTGAAAAAACTTTATTTGCGACATACGGAATTTGCTATTTTGCACCGCGTGTCACAGAGAAAACCAGAAAGAacagacaaagaaagatgaacacacaaacaaTCGGTAAACAAGGCCAAATTACAGCCAATGTCAAATGTCAGCGAAGATAATGCCGTGGAAGGAACAAGTCAGAGCAAATTCACGGCACAGACGAAACACAGGGACTGACAAGGACGACAGagttgcaacaaaaaaacagaaaaatacgGACAAACAATTACTTCGGACAGCACAGAGGAACTCAATGACGACACTGGAAACACACCGACAATGCTGCGACGCACACGCAAACCCAGCGATGAACTAACAACAGCTATTCtgacagcgcagacgaacacaggCACAGTACGGAAGTCTACCGAGTTAGTCTGTGCTGTGTGTGATATTGTTCTAgttccttctacggaattctctgtgccgTCGTTGCGTTCATCATCTAACATTGGCTGATTTCGGCGTGTTTACCGTTTGTTTTGTGTGTTCAACTCTGAAGATGTTTGCTGAAATGCAGAGCGATACGTCGTCATAATCGACCAATTCAACGTGGCTCAACCTCAAAAGTCAAGAtagtctctttttttttaaattagttgtaCTGGTAATGTTAATGAATTCATCGATATGTCTTTCTAATCCTGGTGAGTTACTCGATCCGGTCCTGTGTAAAACACAGTAAAGATGTACTAAGAACGGAAGAGAATCGACGAAGGTTGCAGTATCTACTGCAACGTCTGCCCAGGAGACAACTGCGACATAACACAGGCTCGCGGCGGTGCGCGCCGGATGCGTGCTGTCCGCGGGGATCCAGGGGCTCAGCTCCGTCGCCCGAGGGGATCTAGGGCCGTCGCACTCGAGAGCCTGCCTTCAACTCGGCTCGCACAACCCGGACGTGTGTGGGACTCGCTGGTTTCTCCGAGCACCTCCTTGCAACGTACACAAGGAGTGGTGGGGGCAGACAGGGGATATACATATATCCCCTCCCCCGGGAGTCCTACGTAGTCCTAGCAAATATAACTATCCCTCCAACAAAacgaaagcaaacagcaggcaaagaagTTCTACCCCCAACTCCGCCATTTTCCTACCAAAACATTGCAGACCACAAAAATCCACAACATTTTCAAAatccataaaagtaaaaaaaaaaatccacaaatgtTTAAAGATGTACGCCATTTTATTCACGATTCAATATGATGGTTTGTGACAACCAATTATTTAATGTCacaatgaaatataatattcCAATGTAAAGTCTAAGATATATGCAATCGTAAATCAAATTAATCGTCTCATCTTCGCGGATTCGATGATGACATCTATTTTTAACAATACTTGGCCCATTAACGACTTTCCTTCAAAGACACTGCACTCTCCACCATCCAGGGCTTATACAGTCGCCCCTGCACAGGTATTAATGTCTATCGTCAGCAGGAACGTGTTTAGCTACGTCCCTGCCTCCTTGGTGCAAGGTAACGGGTCCCGGTGTTGCACACAGTCTCCACACCCGAGTGCCGGCTGCCTCCTCCACTGTGCACACTGTCTTAGTGTGTACATATTACAATACACTGCTGTCAGGGGCAGCGGCTTAGGAGACTGTCATTCCGTATTATACGTCGCACCGTGCTTCAGGCACCTATGACTGCTGCACCATGACTGCTGCACTACGACTGCTGCACTACGACTGCTGCACCATGACTGCTGCACAACGACTGCTTCACTACGACTGCTGCACTACGACTGCTGCACCATGACTGCTGCACCATGACTGCTGCACCATGACTGTTGCACGATGACTACTGCACTATGACTGCTGCACTATGACTGCTGCACTACGACTGCTGCACTATGACTGCTGCACCATGACTGCTGCACCATGACTACTGCACGATGGCTGCTGCACTATGACTGCTGCACAACGACTGCTTTACTACGACTGCTGCACTATGACTGCTGCACCATGACTGCTGCATTATGACTGCTGTACTATGACTGCTGCACCATGACTGCTGCACCATGACTACTGCACGATGGCTGCTGCACTATGACTGCTGCACAACGACTGCTGCACCATGACTGCTGCACCATGACTACTGCACGATGGCTGCTGCACTATGACTGCTGCACAACGACTGCTTTACTACGACTGCTGCACTATGACTGCTGCACCATGACTGCTGCATTATGACTGCTGTACTATGACTGCTGCACGATGACTACTGCACTATGACTGCTGCACTATGACTGCTGCACCATGACTACTGCACGATGGCTGCTGCACTATGACTGCTGCACAACGACTGCTTTACTACGACTGCTGCACTATGACTGCTGCACCATGACTGCTGCATTATGACTGCTGCACTATGACTGCTGCACCATGACTGCTGCACCATGACTGCTGCACTATGACTGCTGCACGATGACTACTGCACTATGACTGCTGCACTATGACTGCTGCACTACGACTGCTGCACTATGACTGCTGCACCATGACTGCTGCACCATGACTACTGCACGATGGCTGCTGCACTATGACTGCTGCACAACGACTGCTTTACTACGACTGCTGCACTATGACTGCTGCACCATGACTGCTGCATTATGACTGCTGTACTATGACTGCTGCACCATGACTGCTGCACGATGACTACTGCACTATGACTGCTGCACTATGACTGCTGCACTACGACTGCTGCACTATGACTGCTGCACCATGACTGCTGCACCATGACTACTGCACGATGGCTGCTGCACTATGACTGCTGCACAACGACTGCTTTACTACGACTGCTGCACCATGACTGCTGCACCATGACTGCTGCACCATGACTGCTGCACGATGACTACTGCACTATGACTGCTGCACTATGACTGCTGCACTACGACTGCTGCACTATGACTGCTGCACCATGACTGCTGCACCATGACTACTGCACGATGGCTGCTGCACTATGACTGCTGCACAACGACTGCTTTACTACGACTGCTGCACTATGACTGCTGCACCATGACTGCTGCATTATGACTGCTGTACTATGACTACTGCACCATGACTGCTGCACTATGACTGCTGCACAACGACTGCTTTACTACGACTGCTGCACTATGACTGCTGCACCATGACTGCTGCACTATGACTGCTGTACTATGACTGCTGCACTATGACTCTGCACTATGACAAATGGCGTTCCCGATCATAGTTTTCCAATGTCTTCAATAAATTATTCCTGGAAAATTCGTTTACGGTGCCTTAATGTTGACTATGGGCCGATTACGTCCCTATTTTCATTGAGTTGTGTTTCTTCACCCCTTGGTTTATTTTTCCTTAACGACCTGGCTGTCAACGAGAACTGTATACcacattaaaatgtattttaaaacgtcgtgaaatattattttttgataaagtaTGCTACACGATTGTAAACAACTATCCAATGCGCACATCTAGCGAAGTGTACTCCACAAAGCAGTCCCTCATAAATCTATTCAGCATGAAGCGATGATGTTATAGGCAGCCATACTAAACGATAGTGTAGCTACTGTAAGTACTACTACCAAATGCTATACAATACCATGTGATTTTGCTAGACCATAGATTACCTATATACAG contains the following coding sequences:
- the LOC134532124 gene encoding piggyBac transposable element-derived protein 4-like, producing MPRQKGLSEDEIYRLLFEEIPSEEDSVIDSDDSSSDPTYINKNLNKEKVFNTVSSSSESEQSDSDVPNVSKVLSRTASSSFAVTWTQDTRVLPVPPFTKESGVAARIKNKANIKPLDLFCEYFDETLINHIVFQTNLYATQTGKQFVPTDACEIRTFIGINLYMGITKKPSYRDYWSSEPDLGENYISKLMTVKRFSFLLSHLHLNDNTVAPDRNSVSYDKLYKLRPLLDHLSKKFFECYQPHQKLAVDESMVKFKGRSSLKQYMRDKPIKRGYKSWMLCDESSYNLKFDIYTGKTLGATEVGLGAKVVQNLLSGLEGCHHIVFMDNYFSSYDLFSNLKSKSEIYACGTINPRRKHLPALKDEKQLERGEFDCRVSEDGVAVYRWKDNKAVNLISTCHDPLDVSSVNRKMKDGTVTTIKCPQVLKDYNSHMNFVDNFDRLKSDYAINRKSKKWWMRLFFHFIDCCVTNAFIMHKELPVEQFTNKDFRREVYKGLLAPRIVAVIASTPSGSKGMSPVAIKTHKPFVDKSIRHESSGHQPVHSTSRRCAVCSSRKKPVRTVWMCTVCKVPLCLRAGKECFRSYHSK